From the genome of Neodiprion pinetum isolate iyNeoPine1 chromosome 3, iyNeoPine1.2, whole genome shotgun sequence, one region includes:
- the LOC124215325 gene encoding synaptic vesicle 2-related protein — translation MANYRRRKFSESYQEFGDDIRGSRLGSPEQGSVRSAGSSNISSNTNTSSNNNVDISMELTSVAVIPDDTFTVAQAVNMLGFGKFQVKLSLFTGLCWMADSMEMTILSILSPTLHCEWDITRYQQALTTTVVFLGMMLSSTFWGNLSDRYGRKQALTICAVLLFYYGFLSAFAPNFLWILLLRGLVGFAIGCVPQSVTLYAEFLPTKQRAKCVVLLDCFWALGACFEVVLALAVMPILGWRWLLVLSTLPLFVFTLITPWLPESAMFDAASGRMDKALSTLERVARENGKPMPLGRLVIDRCYPSGRGKLRDLLSSEMRQTSILLWLVWMTSAFCYYGLVLMTTELFGSLPGECGTWGAKTITEKDCRLQCQLESSDYMDLLWTTLAEFPGIFCTIFAIEKIGRKGTMAGQLAVFSMCVCLLSKACNLSRTFLTILIFLARGLIAGVFQAAYVYTPEVYPTHLRSVGVGACSAMARLGAMLTPYVAQVVLQKSLSFAMGVYAVAALLAAAATLALPIETKGRGLHEGPTFPS, via the exons ATGGCAAATTATAGACGGCGTAAGTTTTCGGAATCTTATCAAGAGTTTGGCGATGATATCCGAGGATCGCGACTCGGCTCACCAGAGCAAGGATCGGTAAGATCAGCTGGCAGTAGCAACATCAGCAGCAATACGAATACCAGCAGTAACAACAATGTCGACATTTCAATGGAACTCACCTCTGTTGCAGTCATTCCTGACG ATACATTTACCGTTGCACAAGCTGTCAACATGCTGGGCTTTGGCAAGTTTCAAGTCAAGTTATCACTTTTTACGGGTCTGTGCTGGATGGCAGATAGCATGGAAATGACTATTCTCAGTATTTTAAGCCCCACACTTCATTGTGAATGGGATATTACGAGGTATCAGCAAGCTCTGACTACGACG GTAGTTTTTTTGGGCATGATGCTGAGTTCAACGTTCTGGGGAAACCTAAGTGACCGATATGGTAGGAAGCAGGCATTAACGATCTGTGCAGTATTGCTATTTTACTACGGATTCCTCAGTGCATTTGCGCCAAACTTTTTGTGGATTCTTCTACTCCGAGGACTTGTGGGATTCGCAATCGGTTGTGTACCACAGTC CGTTACCTTGTATGCAGAGTTTCTCCCCACAAAGCAAAGAGCCAAATGCGTCGTCCTATTGGAT TGTTTTTGGGCGCTTGGAGCATGTTTTGAAGTGGTCCTTGCTTTAGCCGTGATGCCGATCCTTGGTTGGAGATGGCTTCTTGTATTGTCTACACTTCCTTTATTTGTGTTTACTCTTATTACACCG TGGCTTCCTGAATCAGCAATGTTTGATGCAGCCTCAGGTCGTATGGATAAAGCTTTGTCGACACTAGAGAGAGTGGCTAGAGAAAATGGTAAGCCTATGCCGCTGGGTAGATTGGTCATTGACCGATGTTATCCAAGTGGTCGTGGTAAGCTTCGCGATTTATTATCTTCAGAGATGCGTCAGACTTCTATACTGCTTTGGCTAGTTTG GATGACCAGTGCCTTCTGCTATTACGGACTGGTACTGATGACCACGGAATTGTTTGGGAGTTTACCAGGTGAATGCGGTACTTGGGGAGCCAAAACAATCACTGAAAAAGACTGCCGTTTACAGTGCCAATTGGAAAGTAGCGATTACATGGATCTTCTTTGGACAACTTTAGCAGAATTCCCTGGCATATTTTGCACGATATTTGCAATCGAAAAGATTGGTAGAAAGGGCACAATGGCTGGGCAATTAGCTGTATTTTCAATGTGTGTTTGCTTGCTCAGCAAGGCGTGCAATCTGAGTCGAacatttttgacaattttaatatttctggCCAGAGGATTAATCGCAGGAGTATTCCAAgctgcatatgtatatactccTGAGGTTTATCCAACGCATTTACGAAGCGTTGGTGTCGGTGCTTGCAGTGCTATGGCTCGGTTGGGAGCCATGTTGACTCCATATGTAGCACAAGTTGTGCTGCAAAAATCTTTATCCTTTGCAATGGGCGTGTATGCAGTTGCCGCTTTATTAGCAGCTGCGGCGACCCTGGCACTACCTATTGAGACCAAAGGTCGAGGATTACATGAAGGCCCTACTTTTCCAAGTTAA